A genome region from Christensenella minuta includes the following:
- a CDS encoding adenine nucleotide alpha-hydrolase family protein has translation MTAQEKFSELVRFIYKCDDIAVAFSGGTNSSLLLCAAQEAHGKNIWALTANAAFFTQEELYHVHEVLDDYKLNDARIPVYILQEEKIVQNREERCKTCRRLLSEGLAKAAGGLGAAVLLDGRTNEKPGCVDSREITADIACRSPFVELGFGKRDIYEMLLAVGRGYYLREPAVCLAERFAFGEQLTAAKLDFVEKAEKTVQKFAGKDRCVRFTNWDIVVYTKKDISEPDRKSICAELRKGGAGDIKFAFPEEIGEEIHS, from the coding sequence ATGACAGCCCAGGAGAAATTCAGCGAGCTGGTTAGGTTCATTTATAAGTGCGACGATATTGCGGTGGCGTTTTCAGGTGGAACGAATTCGTCATTGCTGCTTTGTGCAGCACAGGAGGCCCATGGAAAAAATATTTGGGCGCTTACGGCGAATGCCGCGTTTTTTACGCAGGAAGAACTCTACCACGTCCATGAAGTATTGGACGATTATAAGCTGAATGATGCGCGGATTCCGGTCTACATTTTGCAGGAAGAAAAAATTGTACAAAATCGGGAAGAACGCTGTAAGACATGCCGCCGTCTTTTATCGGAAGGGCTAGCAAAGGCTGCCGGAGGATTGGGCGCGGCCGTATTGCTTGACGGGAGAACGAATGAAAAGCCCGGGTGCGTGGACAGCAGGGAGATTACTGCGGATATTGCCTGCAGAAGCCCCTTTGTGGAGCTTGGATTTGGAAAGCGGGATATCTACGAGATGCTTTTAGCTGTTGGACGGGGCTACTATCTTCGCGAACCCGCCGTATGCCTTGCAGAACGTTTTGCATTTGGCGAACAATTGACGGCCGCAAAGCTTGATTTTGTTGAAAAGGCCGAGAAAACAGTGCAGAAATTTGCAGGGAAAGACCGCTGTGTGCGTTTTACAAATTGGGACATTGTGGTATATACTAAAAAAGATATATCAGAACCGGACCGGAAAAGTATCTGTGCCGAACTTCGGAAAGGCGGTGCGGGAGATATCAAGTTTGCTTTTCCGGAGGAAATTGGAGAGGAAATACATTCATGA
- the guaB gene encoding IMP dehydrogenase, producing the protein MKITEGLTFDDVLLKPQRSVVTPNEVDVSTHITPNIKLNIPIMSAAMDTVTESGLAIAIAREGGMGIIHKNMSIEQQADNVDKVKRSEHGVISDPFSLSPDHTVNDADQLMGRYKISGVPIVEKDGTLIGIITNRDMRFETDYSRKVSEVMTSDHLITAPIGTTLDEAQQILRKYKIEKLPLVDKDGKLMGLITIKDIEKSIQYPMSAKDKGGRLLVGAAVGTGNGTIERVEALVNAKVDAIVIDTAHGHSVYVLKVLEKVRSKFPELDIIVGNCATKEAAHDLIAAGASCVKVGIGPGSICTTRVVAGIGVPQLTAVMDCAEEAGKYGVKVIADGGIKYSGDITKALAGGAAAVMIGSLFAGTKESPGEMEIYQGRSFKVYRGMGSIPAMQKGSADRYFQESTQKLVPEGVEGRVPYKGPLADTTFQMVGGLKSGMGYCGAATIEQLQANAEFVKITSAGLLESHPHDINITKEAPNYSAK; encoded by the coding sequence ATGAAAATCACGGAAGGTCTTACATTTGATGATGTTCTGCTAAAACCGCAAAGGAGCGTTGTCACGCCGAATGAAGTTGACGTCTCTACTCACATTACGCCGAATATCAAACTCAATATACCGATCATGAGTGCTGCGATGGATACCGTTACGGAAAGCGGCCTTGCTATCGCAATTGCGCGAGAGGGAGGCATGGGTATTATCCACAAAAACATGTCGATCGAGCAGCAGGCGGATAACGTTGATAAAGTAAAACGCAGCGAGCATGGCGTTATCAGCGATCCGTTTTCGCTTTCGCCCGACCATACGGTAAATGACGCAGACCAACTGATGGGGCGCTATAAGATTTCCGGTGTGCCGATCGTAGAGAAAGACGGTACGCTGATTGGGATCATCACAAACCGCGATATGCGTTTCGAGACGGATTATTCGCGCAAGGTGAGCGAGGTAATGACGAGCGATCACCTAATCACCGCGCCGATCGGTACGACGCTCGATGAGGCGCAGCAGATTTTGCGGAAATATAAAATCGAAAAGCTGCCGCTTGTGGATAAGGACGGCAAGCTGATGGGCTTGATTACAATCAAGGATATCGAAAAATCGATTCAATATCCGATGTCGGCAAAGGATAAAGGCGGCCGTCTGTTGGTAGGCGCGGCGGTCGGGACAGGAAATGGAACGATTGAACGGGTGGAAGCGCTTGTAAATGCGAAGGTGGACGCAATCGTGATTGATACGGCGCACGGGCATTCTGTTTATGTGCTTAAGGTTCTGGAAAAAGTTCGCTCCAAATTTCCGGAGCTTGATATTATTGTTGGCAACTGTGCAACGAAGGAAGCGGCGCATGACTTGATCGCCGCGGGAGCGAGTTGCGTAAAGGTAGGTATCGGGCCGGGATCCATTTGCACGACGCGCGTTGTCGCCGGAATCGGAGTGCCGCAGCTTACCGCAGTTATGGATTGTGCCGAGGAAGCGGGAAAATATGGCGTTAAGGTTATTGCGGACGGTGGGATCAAGTATAGCGGAGACATCACCAAAGCGCTTGCAGGCGGTGCAGCAGCCGTTATGATCGGCAGCCTGTTTGCTGGGACCAAGGAGAGTCCGGGGGAGATGGAGATCTATCAGGGCCGTAGCTTTAAGGTATACCGCGGCATGGGATCGATTCCCGCGATGCAGAAAGGCAGCGCAGACCGGTATTTCCAGGAAAGCACCCAAAAGCTGGTGCCCGAGGGCGTGGAAGGCCGCGTACCATATAAAGGGCCACTTGCGGATACGACGTTCCAAATGGTGGGCGGCCTGAAATCCGGTATGGGATATTGTGGAGCCGCGACGATCGAACAGCTTCAGGCAAATGCCGAGTTTGTCAAGATTACGAGCGCCGGACTTTTGGAGAGTCATCCGCATGACATCAATATTACCAAGGAAGCGCCGAATTACAGCGCCAAATAA
- a CDS encoding MraY family glycosyltransferase — translation MDVRSGILIVIALLFTFFVTYTTTPLVRKLAFRVGAIDVPKDERRMHSKPIPTMGGLAIFVAFAFGMLAFVDLSPSFVGLLIGALMIIILGILDDIYDLKPYIKLLGQVCAALVVCFSGVLITRVTLFDQIIYFGNWAIPITVLWIVAITNTINLIDGLDGLACGIVAISSFALLAVSLLSAGNPTVTIVAAVLAGACLGFLPYNLNPAKIFMGDAGSMFLGFVLAVISIQGFFKVNAVVSFGIPFLVLGLPIADTAFAILRRLLKGQHPFHADRKHLHHRLVDMGLNQKQSVSLLYAISALLAISAVLFAEREFTGAILVLVLSFVVGSINWMVLKREHQHALEEEKKKEQEEEEKNAPQP, via the coding sequence ATGGATGTACGTTCGGGCATTTTGATTGTTATCGCATTGTTGTTTACGTTTTTTGTAACGTATACGACGACGCCGCTTGTCCGTAAGCTTGCGTTCAGAGTAGGCGCGATTGATGTTCCAAAAGATGAAAGACGCATGCATAGCAAGCCGATTCCAACCATGGGAGGGCTTGCTATATTTGTCGCATTTGCTTTCGGGATGCTCGCATTTGTGGACCTGAGTCCATCCTTCGTGGGGCTTCTTATCGGTGCGCTTATGATTATTATCCTGGGAATACTGGATGACATCTATGATTTGAAACCGTATATAAAACTGTTGGGTCAGGTTTGCGCGGCATTGGTAGTGTGCTTTTCCGGCGTGCTGATTACCCGCGTGACATTATTTGACCAAATTATTTATTTTGGAAACTGGGCGATTCCAATTACAGTTTTGTGGATTGTCGCGATTACCAACACCATTAACCTGATCGACGGATTAGACGGCCTTGCGTGCGGTATCGTTGCGATCTCGTCGTTTGCTTTGCTTGCGGTCTCTCTGCTCTCTGCCGGGAATCCGACGGTTACGATCGTGGCGGCGGTGCTTGCGGGTGCCTGCCTTGGATTTTTGCCATATAATTTGAACCCCGCTAAAATTTTTATGGGGGATGCCGGGTCGATGTTTCTCGGCTTTGTGCTGGCGGTAATCTCTATCCAGGGATTTTTCAAGGTCAATGCGGTTGTGTCTTTTGGTATTCCTTTCCTTGTGCTGGGGCTTCCGATTGCGGATACGGCCTTTGCGATACTGCGCCGCCTGCTGAAAGGGCAGCATCCGTTCCATGCCGACCGTAAGCACTTGCATCACAGGCTAGTCGATATGGGACTGAACCAGAAACAATCAGTTTCTCTTTTGTACGCGATCTCCGCGCTTCTCGCAATTTCCGCGGTTCTTTTTGCGGAAAGAGAATTTACCGGTGCCATCCTTGTATTGGTACTTTCTTTTGTTGTCGGTTCTATCAATTGGATGGTCTTGAAAAGAGAGCATCAGCATGCGCTCGAGGAAGAGAAAAAGAAAGAACAGGAAGAAGAGGAGAAAAATGCGCCGCAGCCGTAG
- a CDS encoding ATP-dependent Clp protease ATP-binding subunit: MDNMSRFTAGAQEAVNQAAQFASSMGENYVGTEHLLLGLVLEGGTAAEILRKQGIDADKAAEYIRSVSTDGGYGNPQVIGYTPRTKKIIEMSVAFSRQLGQNFIGTEHMLLAIINERESMGFRMLRDLGADLAAMQQEILAVAQGAPVSGDENSKSSTPKLDKFGRDLTLAAKNGELDPVIGRSEEIERIIQILSRRTKNNPVLIGEPGVGKSAIAEGLAEKIVEGNIPDMLKNKRVVMLDLAGMLAGSKFRGEFEERLKDALDELKKAGDVILFIDELHTLIGAGAAEGAMDAANILKPMLARGEIQVIGATTIDEYRKHIEKDAALERRFQPVNVGEPTPEEALQILEGLRDRYEAHHKVTITDEALKAAVDLSTRYIMDRFLPDKAIDLIDEAASKVRISMFTSPPDLRELEEKLEGIGKEKESAIAHEDFEKAAKLRDEEADIKRDIEHCSEEWRKAVAKEKGVVTEEDIAQIISSWTHVPVSKLTEDESKKLLNLENMLHERVIGQDEAVSAVAKAIRRARAGLKDPARPIGSFIFLGPTGVGKTELTKALAAAMFGDENAMIRLDMSEYMEKHSVSKLVGSPPGYVGYDEGGQLTQAVRTKPYSVVLFDEIEKAHPDVFNMLLQVLEDGRLTDSKGRTVDFKNTIIIMTSNVGAHEIAANKIGFGKENDGDMEQLKEYDEMKERMMEALKNTFRPEFINRIDDIIVFHKLTEQDTEKIAELMLNSVIKRLHDREIDLTYTKDAAKLMAKDGMSDQYGARPLRRMIQQTVEDKLSEEILAGKINIGDKVKMFVENGDVAFKKEN; the protein is encoded by the coding sequence ATGGATAACATGTCAAGGTTTACTGCAGGTGCGCAGGAGGCTGTCAATCAGGCGGCACAGTTCGCCAGCAGTATGGGCGAAAATTATGTAGGAACGGAACACCTGCTCCTCGGGCTGGTTCTCGAGGGAGGCACTGCAGCAGAGATCCTGAGAAAGCAGGGGATTGATGCCGACAAGGCGGCAGAATATATCCGTTCTGTTTCAACGGACGGTGGCTACGGAAATCCGCAGGTGATCGGCTACACGCCCCGGACCAAAAAAATCATAGAAATGAGTGTGGCGTTTTCGCGGCAGCTCGGACAGAATTTTATCGGAACGGAGCATATGCTGCTTGCAATTATTAACGAACGTGAAAGTATGGGATTCCGTATGCTGCGTGACCTCGGAGCGGATTTGGCGGCAATGCAGCAGGAGATACTGGCAGTCGCGCAGGGAGCGCCTGTAAGCGGAGATGAAAATTCTAAATCGTCCACTCCGAAACTCGATAAATTTGGCCGCGACCTTACGCTTGCGGCAAAGAACGGAGAGCTTGATCCGGTGATTGGACGTTCGGAAGAAATCGAGCGGATTATCCAGATATTGAGCCGCCGTACGAAAAACAATCCCGTTTTGATCGGAGAGCCAGGTGTTGGTAAATCCGCGATTGCGGAAGGGCTCGCTGAGAAGATCGTGGAGGGCAATATTCCAGATATGCTGAAGAACAAGCGTGTTGTGATGCTCGATCTTGCTGGAATGCTGGCGGGATCGAAATTCCGCGGCGAATTTGAAGAGCGGTTAAAAGATGCGCTTGATGAGTTGAAAAAGGCGGGCGACGTGATCCTGTTCATCGATGAGCTTCATACACTGATCGGCGCTGGCGCGGCGGAAGGCGCGATGGATGCGGCAAATATTTTAAAGCCGATGCTCGCGCGCGGTGAAATTCAGGTGATTGGCGCAACGACAATTGATGAGTACAGGAAGCATATCGAAAAGGATGCGGCTCTTGAACGGCGGTTCCAGCCGGTAAACGTCGGCGAACCTACGCCGGAAGAAGCTTTGCAGATACTGGAAGGCCTGCGCGACAGGTATGAAGCGCATCATAAGGTAACGATTACGGATGAAGCGCTGAAAGCGGCCGTTGACCTTTCTACGAGGTATATCATGGATCGGTTCTTGCCGGATAAGGCAATCGACCTGATCGACGAAGCGGCCTCCAAGGTAAGGATTTCTATGTTTACTTCTCCGCCGGACCTGCGGGAACTGGAAGAGAAACTGGAAGGCATCGGCAAAGAGAAGGAAAGCGCGATCGCGCATGAAGACTTTGAGAAAGCTGCGAAGCTGAGGGATGAGGAAGCCGATATCAAGCGTGATATAGAGCATTGCTCCGAGGAATGGCGCAAGGCTGTTGCCAAGGAAAAGGGCGTTGTTACGGAAGAGGATATCGCGCAGATCATTTCCAGTTGGACGCATGTCCCGGTCAGCAAGCTGACGGAGGATGAAAGCAAGAAATTACTCAATCTCGAGAACATGCTGCATGAGCGTGTGATTGGGCAGGATGAAGCGGTTTCCGCTGTTGCCAAGGCGATCCGCCGTGCACGGGCGGGACTGAAGGATCCGGCAAGGCCGATCGGCTCGTTTATCTTCCTCGGACCCACCGGCGTAGGTAAAACGGAGCTTACCAAGGCGTTGGCTGCGGCAATGTTTGGTGATGAAAACGCGATGATCCGTCTCGATATGTCGGAATATATGGAGAAACATTCCGTATCGAAGCTTGTTGGATCGCCTCCGGGATATGTTGGTTATGACGAAGGCGGGCAGCTGACACAAGCGGTCCGTACCAAGCCGTACTCGGTAGTTCTATTCGATGAAATCGAGAAGGCGCATCCGGATGTATTCAATATGCTGCTGCAGGTTCTGGAGGATGGACGTTTGACGGACTCCAAAGGCCGGACGGTCGACTTCAAGAACACGATCATTATCATGACATCCAATGTGGGCGCGCATGAGATTGCTGCGAACAAGATTGGTTTCGGCAAGGAAAACGACGGCGATATGGAGCAGCTGAAAGAATATGATGAGATGAAGGAAAGGATGATGGAAGCGTTGAAAAACACATTCCGTCCGGAATTCATCAACAGAATCGACGACATCATCGTGTTCCACAAGCTGACGGAGCAGGATACGGAAAAGATTGCCGAATTAATGTTGAACAGCGTTATCAAGAGGCTGCATGACAGGGAAATCGACCTTACGTATACCAAGGATGCAGCAAAGCTGATGGCCAAAGACGGTATGAGCGACCAGTATGGCGCACGACCGTTACGCAGGATGATTCAACAGACCGTGGAAGACAAGCTTTCCGAAGAAATCCTTGCCGGGAAGATCAATATCGGCGACAAGGTTAAGATGTTTGTAGAAAACGGAGATGTTGCATTTAAAAAAGAAAATTGA
- a CDS encoding UvrB/UvrC motif-containing protein, translating to MLCDKCKQREANIHIKQSINGVTTERNLCETCAREEEGLMNAFSMDHFFNDLFATSLLKRGSRRVGSMFDMAPQIPATGNDRYNAEFVGVDQPFESGVELPKINLAPKKQEEGKEEAGKDGLKAQLEQAIKEENYEKAAEIRDLMKKKKEKSDETA from the coding sequence ATGTTGTGTGATAAATGTAAGCAGAGGGAAGCAAATATTCATATCAAACAAAGTATCAACGGTGTGACTACGGAAAGAAACCTGTGCGAAACCTGTGCGCGTGAAGAAGAAGGATTGATGAACGCCTTCTCCATGGATCATTTTTTCAATGATCTTTTCGCAACCAGTTTGCTGAAACGCGGATCGAGGCGGGTGGGAAGTATGTTCGATATGGCACCCCAGATTCCAGCTACAGGAAATGACCGCTATAACGCAGAATTTGTAGGCGTCGATCAGCCGTTTGAAAGCGGGGTTGAGCTTCCGAAAATCAATCTTGCCCCGAAGAAACAAGAGGAAGGGAAAGAGGAAGCGGGAAAAGACGGCCTGAAAGCACAGCTCGAACAGGCAATCAAAGAAGAAAATTATGAAAAAGCCGCGGAGATACGCGACTTAATGAAAAAGAAAAAAGAGAAAAGCGATGAAACGGCTTAA
- a CDS encoding CtsR family transcriptional regulator, protein MSVLSDHIEDFIKELMTEADGMAELQRNELAQKFNCAPSQINYVLTTRFSPNRGYITQSRRGGGGYIRVIRLNIDKCDYVSQVIEQNLRHGINMRQATELIEGLVQTGLIGNGMKNVLLAAISDRALIAAPEQRNELRSSILREILASVLLREDE, encoded by the coding sequence ATGTCGGTACTGAGCGACCATATTGAAGATTTCATCAAGGAGTTGATGACAGAAGCAGACGGCATGGCAGAGCTTCAGCGGAACGAACTGGCACAGAAATTTAACTGTGCGCCGTCGCAAATCAATTATGTGCTGACAACAAGGTTTTCGCCGAACCGGGGATATATTACCCAGTCTCGAAGGGGCGGAGGAGGATATATCCGGGTGATACGTTTGAACATTGATAAATGCGATTATGTTTCACAGGTGATCGAACAAAATCTGAGGCATGGAATCAATATGCGGCAGGCAACGGAACTAATCGAGGGGCTTGTGCAGACCGGGCTCATTGGGAACGGAATGAAAAATGTGCTGCTTGCAGCGATTTCGGACAGAGCGCTTATTGCCGCGCCGGAACAAAGGAATGAATTGAGAAGCTCAATCCTAAGAGAGATTTTGGCTTCTGTATTATTAAGGGAGGACGAATAA
- a CDS encoding B12-binding domain-containing radical SAM protein, with product MKTLLVAVNSSYVHTNPAVRSLSAINSVPFAEFNINQDSHNILRSILSYRAEIVAFSCYIWNIEHVLRLAEDLKKARPGIIVIMGGPEASFHAKEILESRHGYVDYVVCGEAEESLRELLGEIGRGDVIQTPGVLYQENGKCTGDQSYRIVNNMNLLPGPFAAEDEYDENKLYYYESSRGCPFACAYCMSGSLGGTVREKSLDRVKHELMAFARKEAKLVKFTDRTFNANRTRAKEIIRFAVEETGDTCFHFEVALDLMDEEMVSLLRSAPAGKIQLEAGVQTTNPHTLEAVMRRMDLDKLKRNAEAIREQGNIHLHLDLIAGLPYEGLDSFRNSFNEIYGLYPDKLQLGFLKLLPGTTLRREAKKYGIVYRSYAPYEVIQTNDISAEELLLLKGVEGILNRYYNTGRARKALDYLTKNQLIEPFELYERFYTFCEQEGYASRPLSVKNQFIVLIEYAKKYLPESSLGEFFAVLRKDYDRTKTKGQVPEELSKFV from the coding sequence ATGAAAACGCTTTTAGTTGCCGTCAATTCAAGCTATGTACATACCAACCCTGCTGTTCGCTCCCTATCCGCAATAAATTCTGTTCCCTTTGCGGAATTTAATATCAATCAGGACAGTCATAACATCCTGCGCAGCATTCTTTCCTATAGGGCGGAGATCGTTGCGTTTTCCTGTTATATCTGGAATATCGAACATGTGCTGCGGCTGGCGGAAGATCTTAAAAAAGCTCGTCCTGGCATAATCGTGATTATGGGAGGGCCAGAGGCATCGTTCCATGCAAAAGAAATACTGGAAAGCCGGCATGGATATGTGGATTATGTAGTGTGTGGAGAGGCGGAGGAAAGTCTGCGGGAGTTGCTTGGGGAGATCGGACGGGGAGACGTGATCCAGACGCCGGGGGTATTGTATCAAGAAAATGGAAAATGCACCGGAGATCAGAGCTACAGGATTGTAAATAATATGAACTTGCTGCCCGGTCCCTTTGCAGCGGAGGACGAATACGACGAAAACAAGCTTTACTATTACGAGTCGTCACGGGGTTGTCCGTTTGCCTGCGCCTATTGTATGTCGGGAAGCCTTGGCGGAACTGTACGGGAGAAGTCCCTTGACCGGGTAAAGCATGAGCTCATGGCCTTCGCACGAAAGGAAGCGAAGCTCGTTAAGTTTACGGACCGCACTTTCAATGCCAACCGGACGCGGGCCAAGGAGATCATTCGGTTTGCCGTGGAAGAAACAGGGGATACCTGTTTCCATTTTGAAGTGGCGCTGGATCTTATGGATGAGGAAATGGTCTCGCTGCTGCGCAGCGCGCCTGCTGGTAAAATTCAGCTTGAAGCAGGAGTACAGACAACGAATCCGCATACGCTGGAAGCTGTTATGCGCCGGATGGACCTCGACAAGCTGAAGCGGAATGCGGAAGCAATTCGGGAACAGGGCAATATTCACCTGCATCTCGACCTGATTGCGGGACTCCCCTATGAAGGCCTGGATAGTTTCCGAAATTCATTCAATGAAATATACGGTTTGTATCCGGATAAGCTGCAGCTCGGCTTTTTAAAGCTGCTGCCCGGAACCACGCTGCGGCGGGAAGCGAAAAAATATGGAATCGTCTATAGAAGCTATGCCCCGTACGAAGTAATCCAGACGAATGATATTTCGGCGGAGGAATTGCTGTTGCTAAAGGGCGTTGAAGGCATCCTGAATCGCTATTACAACACGGGACGGGCAAGAAAAGCTTTGGATTACCTGACAAAGAACCAGCTTATAGAGCCGTTTGAGCTCTATGAGCGATTCTATACCTTCTGTGAGCAGGAGGGCTATGCGTCACGGCCGCTGAGTGTAAAGAATCAGTTCATTGTGCTGATCGAATATGCAAAAAAGTATCTGCCGGAATCTTCTTTGGGAGAATTTTTTGCGGTGTTGCGCAAGGATTACGACCGTACAAAAACCAAGGGGCAAGTCCCGGAAGAACTATCAAAATTTGTTTGA
- a CDS encoding TolB-like translocation protein: MILIVPLLLIACAQEGLPSATDAEGKQVKGTVAGGDASLGDAVNLKDINVEQQGENTVITMYFLNGSRVAGVDESKISAVPEYSIQMLSAPYRMQVDISVNYWDYAGNNETYNNSVLYGVFSTIHSDSQGKISVFFQLNEDVEATVKEDGDKLVLNLTPQPQAGREAYFVGLNAYEAYEQNLIPEDTGLTPTMCDGLSDIMLISAPLKDEASAKKLAEEIDLKIANTVPAKKAYSFTMNTDALPPYNKDADTESVKEEPVVLKDGTPTALPVLVENGRYLCTTSQGNIIYARSYVPNSGEDMEQVLKEKLWVIETNGKKTQLELPDFYSVEKAAVSADGRYIGILDSGIENKVLYVYDMQENILHNLGEEGLGTITTSFAWDAERPVVYAMSGLGTAQGANALQLVKYDFSKEAGSRVDAIGGDTPGADSKITLVGGKIYFVDKEAQEIYSVDTATEEREVVAQGIDFAVSPDGNNIAAVVPVVEAGEDSESVTFNIVMTNLSTREQTEVIQGIGEGESPSLGFDAGSDILYFTTYSYEGVTPEYQVAILKYTISAAELSVLEYSKTERIMPGLNAGEIYIINYYSQNEDSFYVTYVQTEK, encoded by the coding sequence TTGATTTTAATAGTACCGCTGTTATTGATCGCCTGCGCACAGGAAGGACTCCCTTCTGCAACGGATGCGGAGGGAAAACAGGTAAAGGGAACTGTTGCGGGTGGGGATGCCTCCCTTGGCGATGCCGTGAACCTGAAGGATATCAATGTGGAACAGCAGGGAGAGAACACGGTTATCACGATGTATTTCCTCAATGGCTCACGTGTTGCAGGAGTGGATGAATCGAAAATATCCGCTGTTCCGGAATATAGCATACAGATGCTTTCTGCGCCGTATCGGATGCAGGTGGATATTTCCGTGAACTATTGGGATTACGCCGGAAATAACGAAACGTATAATAACAGCGTATTATATGGAGTGTTTAGCACGATTCATTCAGACAGCCAGGGCAAGATATCTGTGTTTTTCCAGCTGAACGAAGATGTTGAAGCGACGGTAAAGGAAGACGGCGATAAGCTGGTTCTTAACCTTACTCCACAGCCACAAGCGGGCCGGGAGGCTTATTTTGTAGGCTTGAACGCGTATGAGGCCTATGAACAAAACCTGATCCCGGAAGATACGGGGCTTACGCCTACGATGTGCGACGGGCTTTCCGATATCATGCTGATTTCCGCCCCGCTTAAGGACGAGGCTTCCGCAAAGAAACTTGCGGAGGAGATTGATCTAAAAATTGCCAATACAGTGCCGGCCAAAAAAGCTTATTCGTTTACGATGAATACGGACGCTCTTCCTCCTTACAATAAAGACGCGGATACTGAGTCTGTCAAAGAGGAACCCGTTGTGTTGAAGGACGGGACCCCGACAGCACTTCCGGTTTTGGTGGAAAACGGGCGCTATCTTTGCACCACCAGCCAGGGAAATATTATCTATGCCCGCTCCTATGTCCCAAACAGCGGAGAAGACATGGAACAGGTATTAAAAGAAAAGCTGTGGGTGATCGAAACAAACGGTAAAAAAACGCAGCTTGAGCTTCCCGATTTCTACAGTGTGGAGAAAGCGGCAGTATCGGCGGATGGACGGTATATTGGCATACTGGATTCCGGAATCGAGAACAAAGTACTCTATGTTTATGATATGCAGGAAAATATTCTGCACAATCTTGGCGAGGAGGGACTCGGAACGATTACGACCTCCTTTGCATGGGACGCCGAAAGGCCTGTTGTCTATGCGATGTCCGGCCTTGGCACGGCGCAGGGGGCCAATGCGCTGCAGCTTGTGAAATATGATTTTTCCAAAGAAGCGGGCAGCCGTGTAGATGCCATTGGCGGCGATACGCCCGGGGCTGACAGCAAGATCACGCTGGTGGGTGGGAAAATTTATTTTGTGGATAAGGAAGCCCAAGAGATATATTCAGTAGATACGGCTACGGAAGAGCGGGAAGTAGTGGCACAAGGGATTGATTTTGCAGTATCGCCGGACGGAAATAATATTGCGGCGGTCGTTCCAGTCGTCGAGGCAGGGGAAGACAGCGAATCGGTAACATTTAATATTGTGATGACAAACCTTTCCACACGGGAGCAGACCGAGGTGATCCAGGGGATTGGAGAGGGTGAAAGTCCAAGTCTTGGTTTTGATGCCGGCAGCGATATTCTATATTTTACGACATATTCCTATGAAGGCGTAACGCCGGAGTATCAGGTCGCGATCTTAAAATATACAATCTCGGCAGCGGAGCTTTCTGTGCTTGAGTATTCCAAAACAGAACGGATCATGCCAGGATTGAATGCGGGAGAAATTTATATCATCAATTATTACAGCCAGAACGAAGACAGCTTCTATGTAACCTACGTTCAGACTGAAAAATAA